A stretch of DNA from Calditrichota bacterium:
TTTCTCGGATGCTGACTTTGTAAAGGATGAATATTCCGGTCCACAAAATGCAACCTTGTTTATGAATGTACTGGATTGGCTTGTTGATGAGAACGGACTGATTTCCATTCGTAATAAAAAAATTGAAAACCGTCCGCTTGATAAAGAAATCTTAGCGGAAAATGCAGTTGGTACGCGCGATTTTATCAAGATTATAAATGTCTACCTGGTTCCTGTTTTGGTAATTTTGTTTGGACTGGTTAAATGGTATATCCGCCGCAGGACAAAACAACTGGCCAGTGTGGCTTAGGTTTTATGAATTTGGTGTCATCCTGATCGAAACGAAGTGTAGAGAAGAATCCCCTTAAAGAAATTGGGATTCTTCTCTTCGTTACACTCCGCTCAGAATGACAGCTTTACGATCTTTGATAATTTAACTGTGGTCGTTTCATTCTTAGGAAAAAAATTATGAATAATAATATTAAACTAATTATCGCACTTGTTGTTATAGCTGTGATTTATTTTTTAACAACCCGCGATTCAAGCTCATCAGATTTTGATAAAAATTTTACAAATATTGATACCGAGAATATTTCAAAAATTGAAATTACCAAAGACTCTACCATAACTTTGGTGAAAGAAAATAACCAATGGATGGTTGATAATTATAATGCTAACCAGGATTTTGTTAACAGCGCCCTGGATGAAGCAAAGAACATTAAACTTGCACGTAAAGTAAGTTCCAATCCGGAAAAGCATTCCAAATATGAAGTTGATAAAGGGACAAAAATTGTCCTGCACGGAGATGAAGAAACCTCGTTCATTTTGGGCAAAACAGCTTCCAGTTTCCAGAATGTTTTTATCCGCAAAACAGACGAGGATGATGTTTTCACGACTGCAAAAAACTTTAAGTCTAAGTTTGAAAAAAGTATTGCCGATTGGAAAGACAAATCCATTTTATCTATTTCCAAAGATGCTATTGCCTCAATCGTCATAAATGAAAACCTTTTTTTAACAAATCTTGATTCAGTGGTTCAGGTAAAAGGTATAAAAGGCAGCGAACCTTTGGCCGATGGAAATTCAAGTGCCACCTCTATGTTTTCCAAATTTTCATCGTTAAAAACTGTTGCTTTTCCAAAAGTGGATGTTACCAATCAAAAAATTTTATTTAATGTTAAAATCAATCAGCGTGCCGGTGAAGTGAACGAACTTTCTTTTTACGAAAAAGCTGGGGAGGATAGTAAATATTATTTAACTGTAAAAGATAACCCAACTTTGTTTGAAGTTAACTCATCTTCATTTGATGTGTTTACAAAAAACTATGATGAGCTTATAAAATGAGCCGATTAGAAAAAGCTTTCCACAATATAAAAGAGTGCATTTATTCGCTCTTTTTAGCTTTGAACACCACATTACAGTAATTCTTTGCAGAACTAAATAATTTTATTTTAAAGAGAAATCTTTAATCACATCAAAAGGAAGATGATCACCTTCATCTTTACCATAATATGCTTCTTTGATGATTCCTTTCTTATCTACAAGAATATCTGCTGGCATGGTTATTAAACTACCCTTAAATGGAAATGGAATATAGCCTTTAAACATCCCTTTTAATAATGTTGGAAAACGAAAAATCATCCCTTTTAGCATCCCAGCAAAAGATTGCTCAATTCCATATACTTTGTAATATTTCTTATCATGATCAGCCACAATGGGAAAGGGAGCGTGGTGGCCTTTTGCATGTTTTGTTAAATTATCAATCGGAGAATTAAAAATGGCAACAATTGTAAAATCATCTCCAAACTCTTCGAATCTTTTTACAAGCTGATTAACGCGTAAATTGCAAAACGGGCAGGTTGCAAATCTTAAAAAAGAAAGCATAAACGGTTTTCCGGACAGGCTGCTCAAATCAAAGTTTGAACCACTGATGGCTGGTAATTTAATATTTTTGATTTTGTCACCCTGCTTAAACTTCATTTAACAACTCCATTATTGATGTTAATTTGAAAACACTGTAAAAAGTTTATCAGCGTTAAACATAGCTGCAGGTGAAATTACTATTTCATTTACCGGCAAATCATCACCATATCGTTCTTTTAGTTTGTTTTTTACAATTGGATTAGTCAAATCAAATTCACTCAGTTTTTGCAAAGCCCCAATTTCTATTCCTGCTCCCCGTTTATAAATTTTCCAGACTAATTCTGAACAATAAATTTTGGCATCAGTCCATTCAAAATAGAGGTCATAGTTTTTACCCAAGTATTTGTTTCCAACCGCTTTCATTTTTTTCATGACATCACCTGTTAATGGATCAAAATTTTTCAAACGTTTCACCACATAATGTCCATTTTCGCCACGGGCAATCCATTCATCCAATGGAGTCAGTTTGACTGGCTGAACAGCTTCATAGACAAAATATTTTTCGTTAACCAGGTAAATTATGCCCATGTGGCTGTATTTAGATTTTGTTGCAAGTTGAATGGCCTGGCTTTGTGATGAAAGTGAGGTTTGAAAAATAATATCACCATTTTGAAATTTTTCCTGGTTTGTGCAAAAAGTTAGTAAAGAAATTAGAATTATGAATATTTTCATTGATATCCTTTATTAAGCCTGTGATCATTTTGAGCAAAAAAAAAGGAACTTAACAAAGTTCCTTTTTGTACCGGAGGTCGGACTCGAACCGACACGGGATTGCTCCCACTGGATTTTGAATCCAGCGCGTCTACCAATTCCACCACTCCGGCGTTCTCTTTGCGAGAGCATGGAATTTAGGACTCTGGTTTTTAAAAGTCAATCTGAATATGAGGTTTAAAAACCAAAGTTTTTTCAGATTAGACAACCTAAATGAAATTGCTGAAATGATTATATAAGATTGTGCATAGCTAATTAATTCTATTTCAATTCGTTTCTATCTTAAGGGAAAAATTATTAAAATTATTTCACCACAAAAAAATGGAAGATCTGTACAATGAAATTGGCAACACTCTGTTATGTAAAAACAGAATCACATACTTTGATGGTTCATCGAGTTAAAAAAGAAAATGATATGCACGAGGGTAAATGGAATGGCCTTGGCGGAAAAATTGATCCGGGCGAATCGCCGGAAGAATGTGTTATCCGAGAAGTGAAAGAAGAATCCGGTTTAATAATTAAGAATCCAAGCTTAAAAGGATTTATTACTTTTCCTGCCTTCGACGGATTGGATGACTGGTATGTTTTCATATTCACGGCAAACCAATTTGAAGGCACACTAATTTCAGATTCACCCGAAGGACATCTGGAATGGATTGAAAACAAAAAACTTATTGATTTAAATTTGTGGGATGGAGATAAAATCTTTTTTAAATGGATGGAAGAGAATCGGATTTTTTCAGCAAAATTTATTTACAACAATGGTCACTTAATTTCTCATAATGTTGTTTTTTATTAATAATTGAGCCCGTGTATAATTAGAACCAACACTACAAATGCCAATATGAATAAACAAAATATTGCGACGCATCTTTTTAACCAAGAGATAGCAAAGATAATTAGGCCACTTATTTTTACGGTATTTCTAGTTAGCGGGTAATAGTTTGCCAGAATTAAGTTTTATCATGGTATTAGCGCTTTTAACAATGGTTGCCACTCTTCTGCATCGGGATCATATATCCCAAATCCGGCAGCGAATTCCCAGTATGCCCAGCTAAAACTATCTTGCTCTGCTCGTTGTGCTACATATTCTGTCCACTTGAAGCGAGAGGTGTAATCTGCTTTGTAATACGCGCCAAACTCGCCTAAAAAAACAGGTAGGTTTCTTTGCTCGGCCCAAAGTTTTACAGAAAGAAAATCGGTTGATATTTCTACCTTTTCATTTTGAAACCCATTCCAGGTAGTCCCTAACCAGGCTTCACTGTTGTCAACCCATTCCGCTCCTTGGTGTGTAAACTCAAACGGTGTATAATAATGAAAAGTAAAGATTGCATTCTTTTCTTCTGAAGGGATGATAAGTTTATTAATAGCACTTATCCCACCCCATTCAGCTGGGCCAATTATCACTGTGTGAGTAGAGTCGATCTCGCGGATTACATCAATTGCTTCGGCTAGATATATATTCCATAATTGGGCAGTAAGCTGATCATTGGGTTCATTCAGAATTTCGTAAAAAACCGTTGTCGGTCTATTGATATATTTTTTGGTAATTTGTTTCCAAATTGAAATAAATTTTTCTTTTTCATGATCTGGATTTGCGAAAATTTCTTCATAATGGTGGATGTTAATTATAATTGCCAGATCATTTTCTTCAGCCTGATCAAGGATCCAATCTATTCGTGAGAAAAAATCGGCTTCTATTGTAAAAGGGGAGTCAAGTTGGGTATGAGCAGACCATCGAATAGGAAGTCTGACAGCAGTAAAACCGGCAGCTTTTATTTCTTTGAAATACAATTCTTTGAGGATAATTCCCCATTCGCCTTCATTTGGAGCCTCCAACGCATTGCCAAAGTTGATTGTTTTGGAAAGAAGTTTATTCTGCTCAAAAGGGTCCGGTATTTCCTGATTATTTGTTTTACTCACCGACACACTTTGTTCTGAACAGGACATTACTAACAAAAAACAAATCTGAAGAAAATGAAATGGAGTTATTTTCATGGAGTATCGTCTATTTAATCAAAATCATTTCTTTCGTATGCCTGGTGTCCCCGGCAGACATATCATAAAAATAAATACCGCTGGCAAGATTTTTACCGTCAAATTTTGCTGAATATTTTCCAACTGTATGCCATTTATCGACAAGTGTTTTAATTTTTTGTCCAAGCCTGTTATAAATATTTATCTTTACGTGACCAGCTTTTGGTATTTGATATTCAATTATTGTGGCAGGATTAAAAGGATTGGGATAGTTTTGTTTAAGAATGTAGTTTTTTGGCAAACCATTGTTTGAACTTTGCATAACAGATGTTAACAATG
This window harbors:
- a CDS encoding glycoside hydrolase family 5 protein, giving the protein MSCSEQSVSVSKTNNQEIPDPFEQNKLLSKTINFGNALEAPNEGEWGIILKELYFKEIKAAGFTAVRLPIRWSAHTQLDSPFTIEADFFSRIDWILDQAEENDLAIIINIHHYEEIFANPDHEKEKFISIWKQITKKYINRPTTVFYEILNEPNDQLTAQLWNIYLAEAIDVIREIDSTHTVIIGPAEWGGISAINKLIIPSEEKNAIFTFHYYTPFEFTHQGAEWVDNSEAWLGTTWNGFQNEKVEISTDFLSVKLWAEQRNLPVFLGEFGAYYKADYTSRFKWTEYVAQRAEQDSFSWAYWEFAAGFGIYDPDAEEWQPLLKALIP
- a CDS encoding YiiX family permuted papain-like enzyme, which encodes MKIFIILISLLTFCTNQEKFQNGDIIFQTSLSSQSQAIQLATKSKYSHMGIIYLVNEKYFVYEAVQPVKLTPLDEWIARGENGHYVVKRLKNFDPLTGDVMKKMKAVGNKYLGKNYDLYFEWTDAKIYCSELVWKIYKRGAGIEIGALQKLSEFDLTNPIVKNKLKERYGDDLPVNEIVISPAAMFNADKLFTVFSN
- a CDS encoding redoxin domain-containing protein, whose amino-acid sequence is MKFKQGDKIKNIKLPAISGSNFDLSSLSGKPFMLSFLRFATCPFCNLRVNQLVKRFEEFGDDFTIVAIFNSPIDNLTKHAKGHHAPFPIVADHDKKYYKVYGIEQSFAGMLKGMIFRFPTLLKGMFKGYIPFPFKGSLITMPADILVDKKGIIKEAYYGKDEGDHLPFDVIKDFSLK
- a CDS encoding DUF4340 domain-containing protein — translated: MNNNIKLIIALVVIAVIYFLTTRDSSSSDFDKNFTNIDTENISKIEITKDSTITLVKENNQWMVDNYNANQDFVNSALDEAKNIKLARKVSSNPEKHSKYEVDKGTKIVLHGDEETSFILGKTASSFQNVFIRKTDEDDVFTTAKNFKSKFEKSIADWKDKSILSISKDAIASIVINENLFLTNLDSVVQVKGIKGSEPLADGNSSATSMFSKFSSLKTVAFPKVDVTNQKILFNVKINQRAGEVNELSFYEKAGEDSKYYLTVKDNPTLFEVNSSSFDVFTKNYDELIK
- a CDS encoding 8-oxo-dGTP diphosphatase, with the protein product MKLATLCYVKTESHTLMVHRVKKENDMHEGKWNGLGGKIDPGESPEECVIREVKEESGLIIKNPSLKGFITFPAFDGLDDWYVFIFTANQFEGTLISDSPEGHLEWIENKKLIDLNLWDGDKIFFKWMEENRIFSAKFIYNNGHLISHNVVFY